The following are encoded together in the Piscinibacter lacus genome:
- the mutS gene encoding DNA mismatch repair protein MutS yields MAIAPPDLSAHTPVMAQYLRLKAAHEDALLFFRMGDFYELFYEDARRANALLDLTLTVRGQSAGEPVVMAGVPVHAVESYLAKFIRLGCSVAIAEQVGDVASAKGPVERQVVRVVTPGTVTDSELLDERADTLLLAAHRRRGRWGLAWLGLSSGRLGLAECGEAELPGWLARLAPAELLLAADEAQALSPAAQAACSAALTRRPPWGFDTALGHRKLCALLHVQNLAGHQAEALGLAQAAAGALLAYAEHTSGGRALAHVQDLQVEQASALIELPPSTLRNLEITQTLRGEKAPTLLSLLDRCVTGMGSRALRLWLTHPLRERTVARGRQAAIGRLIAHGPEPLREALKGISDVERCAARIALRQVRPRELAGLRSTLLALPALREALPPAGDALLDSLAAALHAEPAVLDLLQRMLAAEPPVLLREGGVIAPGFDATLDTLRGLSQNCDQFLIDLETRERARTGIPNLRVQFNKVHGFHIEVTAGQTGKVPADYQRRQTLKNAERYTTPELKAFEDQALSAQERALAREKWLWERLLDALLGSLETEDAQALGLAPIQPAPLAALGRLAQALAGLDALAALAERAATLNWCAPVFVAAPGLQIEAGRHPVVEARLAETGGGPFMPNDCRLDAKTRMLLITGPNMGGKSTYMRQVALIALLGAIGSWVPARRCQLGPLDAIHTRIGAADDLANAQSTFMLEMSEAAAILHGATDQSLVLMDEIGRGTSTRDGLALARAIARHLHERNRACTLFATHYFELTALAAHLQGLQNVHVAAAQTGEHEDIVFLHEIQPGPASRSYGVQVARLAGMPPAVLREARALLEAIDQREAAERPQIELFAAPPEAEAEPVQEVHVAPAPEPAPAALLAALAAIEPDQLSPREALAALYQLKSLQPPHTPGKP; encoded by the coding sequence ATGGCGATCGCCCCCCCGGACCTCAGCGCCCACACCCCGGTGATGGCGCAGTACCTGCGCCTGAAGGCCGCGCATGAAGACGCGCTGCTGTTCTTCCGCATGGGCGATTTCTACGAGCTGTTCTACGAGGACGCGCGGCGCGCCAACGCCCTGCTCGACCTGACCCTGACCGTGCGCGGCCAGAGCGCGGGCGAGCCGGTGGTGATGGCCGGCGTGCCGGTGCATGCGGTCGAGAGCTACCTGGCCAAGTTCATCCGCCTGGGCTGCTCGGTGGCGATCGCCGAGCAAGTGGGCGATGTGGCCAGCGCCAAAGGCCCGGTCGAGCGGCAGGTCGTGCGCGTGGTCACGCCCGGCACCGTCACCGACAGCGAGCTGCTCGATGAGCGCGCCGACACCCTGCTGCTGGCCGCCCACCGCCGCCGCGGCCGTTGGGGCCTGGCCTGGCTGGGCCTGTCCAGCGGCCGCCTGGGCCTGGCCGAATGCGGCGAGGCCGAGCTGCCCGGCTGGCTGGCGCGGCTGGCGCCGGCCGAGCTGCTGCTGGCCGCCGACGAGGCCCAGGCCCTGTCGCCCGCAGCCCAGGCGGCGTGCAGCGCCGCGCTGACGCGCCGCCCGCCCTGGGGCTTCGACACCGCGCTGGGCCACCGCAAGCTGTGCGCGCTGCTGCATGTGCAGAACCTGGCCGGACACCAGGCCGAGGCCCTGGGCCTGGCCCAGGCCGCCGCCGGCGCCCTGCTGGCCTATGCCGAGCACACCAGCGGCGGCCGCGCCCTGGCCCATGTGCAGGACCTGCAGGTCGAACAGGCCAGCGCGCTGATCGAGCTGCCGCCCAGCACCCTGCGCAATCTGGAGATCACCCAGACCCTGCGCGGCGAGAAGGCGCCGACCCTGCTGTCCCTGCTCGACCGCTGCGTGACCGGCATGGGCAGCCGCGCCCTGCGCCTGTGGCTGACCCATCCGCTGCGCGAGCGCACGGTGGCGCGCGGGCGGCAGGCCGCGATCGGCCGCCTGATCGCGCACGGGCCCGAGCCGCTGCGCGAGGCGCTCAAGGGCATCAGCGATGTCGAGCGCTGCGCCGCCCGCATCGCGCTGCGCCAGGTGCGGCCGCGCGAGCTGGCCGGCCTGCGCAGCACGCTGCTGGCCCTGCCGGCGCTGCGCGAGGCCCTGCCGCCTGCCGGCGATGCGCTGCTCGACAGCCTGGCCGCCGCGCTGCACGCCGAGCCGGCCGTGCTGGACTTGCTGCAGCGCATGCTGGCGGCCGAGCCCCCCGTGCTGCTGCGCGAGGGCGGCGTGATCGCCCCCGGCTTCGACGCGACGCTGGACACGCTGCGCGGCCTCAGCCAGAACTGCGACCAGTTCCTGATCGACCTGGAAACCCGCGAGCGCGCCCGCACCGGCATCCCCAACCTGCGGGTGCAGTTCAACAAGGTCCACGGCTTCCACATCGAGGTGACGGCCGGCCAGACCGGCAAGGTGCCGGCCGACTACCAGCGCCGCCAGACCCTGAAGAACGCCGAGCGCTACACCACGCCCGAGCTGAAGGCCTTCGAGGACCAGGCCCTGTCGGCCCAGGAGCGCGCGCTGGCGCGCGAAAAGTGGCTGTGGGAGCGGCTGCTCGATGCGCTGCTCGGCAGCCTGGAGACCGAGGATGCACAGGCCCTGGGCCTGGCGCCGATCCAGCCCGCGCCGCTGGCCGCGCTGGGCCGCCTGGCCCAGGCCCTGGCCGGCCTGGACGCCCTGGCGGCCCTGGCCGAACGCGCGGCCACGCTGAACTGGTGCGCGCCGGTCTTTGTCGCTGCGCCGGGCTTGCAGATCGAGGCCGGTCGCCATCCGGTGGTCGAAGCCCGCCTGGCCGAGACCGGTGGCGGGCCCTTCATGCCCAATGACTGCCGGCTGGATGCGAAGACCCGCATGCTGCTGATCACCGGCCCGAACATGGGCGGCAAGAGCACCTACATGCGGCAGGTGGCGCTGATCGCGCTGCTGGGCGCGATCGGCTCCTGGGTGCCGGCGCGGCGCTGCCAGCTCGGGCCGCTGGACGCGATCCACACCCGCATCGGCGCGGCCGACGACCTGGCCAACGCCCAGTCCACCTTCATGCTGGAGATGAGCGAGGCCGCCGCCATCCTGCATGGCGCGACGGACCAGTCCCTGGTGCTGATGGACGAGATCGGCCGTGGCACCTCGACCCGCGACGGCCTGGCCCTGGCCCGCGCGATCGCCCGCCACCTGCACGAGCGCAACCGCGCCTGCACCCTGTTCGCGACCCACTACTTCGAGCTGACCGCCCTGGCCGCCCACCTGCAGGGCCTGCAGAACGTGCACGTGGCCGCCGCGCAGACCGGCGAGCATGAGGACATCGTCTTCCTGCACGAGATCCAGCCCGGCCCCGCCAGCCGCAGCTATGGCGTGCAGGTCGCGCGCCTGGCCGGCATGCCGCCGGCCGTGCTGCGCGAGGCGCGCGCGCTGCTGGAGGCGATCGACCAGCGCGAGGCCGCCGAGCGGCCGCAGATCGAGCTGTTCGCGGCGCCGCCCGAAGCCGAAGCGGAGCCCGTGCAAGAAGTCCACGTCGCCCCCGCGCCCGAGCCGGCCCCCGCCGCCCTGCTCGCCGCCCTGGCCGCGATCGAACCCGATCAGCTCAGCCCGCGCGAGGCGCTGGCGGCGCTCTACCAGCTCAAATCCCTGCAACCTCCCCACACGCCAGGCAAACCATGA
- a CDS encoding proteasome-type protease — protein MTYCVGIKLQAGLVFLSDSRTNAGLDQISTFRKMMVYEKPDDRFMVLLSAGNLSISQSVREILQVEKLDNGDQPPITIWNATSMFDAVRVLGAAVRRVHEQDGPALKSAGIDFNASMIFGGQIKGEAMRLFLVYSAGNFIEATRETCFFQVGESKYGKPILDRVLTPATGLDEAAKCALVSMDSTLKSNLSVGLPLDLLVYREGAFATERIVCIDEHNPYFRMIRSTWGQRLREAFEGIDDPQWDGGAAEHPLLGSSERYEALRKIGHPGERIV, from the coding sequence ATGACCTACTGCGTCGGCATCAAGCTCCAGGCGGGCCTCGTCTTCCTGTCCGACTCGCGCACGAATGCGGGCCTCGACCAGATCAGCACTTTCCGCAAGATGATGGTCTACGAGAAGCCGGACGATCGCTTCATGGTCCTGCTCTCGGCCGGCAACCTGTCGATCAGCCAGTCGGTGCGCGAGATCCTCCAAGTCGAGAAGCTGGACAACGGCGACCAGCCACCGATCACCATCTGGAACGCGACCAGCATGTTCGATGCGGTCCGCGTGCTCGGGGCCGCCGTGCGCCGCGTGCATGAGCAGGACGGCCCGGCGCTGAAGTCGGCCGGCATCGACTTCAATGCCTCGATGATCTTCGGCGGTCAGATCAAGGGCGAGGCCATGCGGCTCTTCCTTGTCTACTCGGCCGGGAACTTCATCGAAGCCACCCGCGAGACCTGCTTCTTCCAGGTCGGCGAGAGCAAGTACGGCAAGCCCATCCTCGACCGCGTGCTGACGCCGGCCACCGGCCTGGACGAGGCAGCCAAGTGCGCGCTGGTCTCGATGGACAGCACGCTCAAGAGCAATCTGAGCGTCGGCCTGCCGCTGGACCTGCTGGTCTACCGCGAAGGCGCCTTCGCCACCGAGCGCATCGTCTGCATCGACGAGCACAACCCCTACTTCCGGATGATCCGCAGCACCTGGGGCCAGCGCCTGCGCGAGGCCTTCGAGGGCATCGACGACCCGCAATGGGATGGCGGCGCGGCCGAGCATCCGCTGCTCGGATCGAGCGAGCGCTACGAGGCCCTGCGCAAGATCGGCCATCCGGGCGAGCGCATCGTCTGA
- a CDS encoding CTP synthase — protein sequence MTKFVFVTGGVVSSLGKGIASASLAAILESRGLKVTLIKLDPYLNVDPGTMSPFQHGEVFVTEDGAETDLDLGHYERFITTRMKRTNNFTTGQIYKSVLEKERRGDYLGKTVQVIPHVTNEIQDFVRRGAQDVDVAIVEVGGTVGDIESLPFLEAARQMSLKLGPNQTAFVHLTYVPYIAAAGELKTKPTQHTVQKLREIGVQPDALLCRADRRVPEEERSKISLFTNVPEWGVISMWDVDTIYKVPRMLHEQGLDGLICDKLRLATPPASLKRWDDLVHAVEHPEHAVTIAMVGKYTELSDSYKSLNEALRHAGIHNRARVTIEYLDSETLTPENLGQLERFDAILVPGGFGRRGIEGKILAARYAREQRIPYLGICLGMQVATIEYARHMAGLAGANSTEFEPDTPHPVIALIDEWQDADGSIQKRDASSDLGGTMRLGAQSSDVKPGTLAHGIYGPVVTERHRHRYEANEKYLQRLQDAGLVISAITQREKLTEMIELPTQVHPWFVGVQFHPEFKSTPWDGHPLFIHYVKAALQHPRRTRSEAAA from the coding sequence ATGACCAAGTTTGTCTTCGTCACCGGCGGTGTGGTGTCCTCGCTGGGCAAGGGCATTGCGTCAGCGTCGCTGGCCGCGATCCTCGAATCGCGCGGCCTCAAGGTCACCCTGATCAAGCTGGATCCCTACCTCAATGTGGACCCGGGCACGATGTCGCCCTTCCAGCACGGCGAGGTCTTCGTCACCGAGGACGGCGCCGAGACCGACCTGGACCTGGGCCACTACGAACGCTTCATCACCACGCGGATGAAGCGGACCAACAACTTCACCACCGGCCAGATCTACAAGTCGGTGCTGGAGAAGGAACGCCGGGGCGACTACCTGGGCAAGACGGTGCAGGTCATCCCGCACGTCACCAACGAGATCCAGGACTTCGTGCGCCGTGGCGCGCAGGATGTGGACGTGGCCATCGTCGAGGTCGGCGGCACGGTCGGCGATATCGAATCCCTGCCCTTCCTGGAAGCGGCTCGGCAGATGAGCCTGAAGCTCGGTCCCAACCAGACCGCCTTCGTGCACCTGACCTATGTGCCCTACATCGCTGCGGCCGGCGAGCTCAAGACCAAGCCGACCCAGCACACCGTGCAGAAGCTGCGCGAGATCGGCGTGCAGCCCGACGCCCTGCTGTGCCGCGCCGACCGCCGCGTGCCCGAGGAAGAGCGCAGCAAGATCTCGCTCTTCACCAACGTGCCCGAATGGGGCGTGATCAGCATGTGGGACGTGGACACGATCTACAAGGTCCCGCGCATGCTGCATGAGCAAGGCCTGGACGGCCTGATCTGCGACAAGCTGCGCCTGGCCACGCCGCCCGCCAGCCTGAAGCGCTGGGACGATCTCGTGCATGCGGTCGAGCACCCGGAGCATGCCGTCACCATCGCCATGGTCGGCAAGTACACCGAGCTGTCGGACAGCTACAAGTCGCTCAACGAGGCGCTGCGCCATGCCGGCATCCACAACCGGGCGCGGGTCACGATCGAGTACCTCGATTCCGAGACGCTGACGCCCGAGAACCTCGGCCAGCTTGAGCGCTTCGACGCCATCCTGGTGCCAGGCGGCTTCGGCCGGCGCGGCATCGAGGGCAAGATCCTCGCGGCCCGCTACGCCCGGGAGCAGCGCATTCCCTACCTCGGCATCTGCCTGGGCATGCAGGTCGCGACCATCGAGTACGCGCGCCACATGGCCGGCCTGGCCGGGGCGAACTCGACCGAGTTCGAGCCGGACACGCCGCATCCCGTGATCGCCCTGATCGACGAATGGCAGGACGCCGACGGCTCGATCCAGAAGCGCGATGCCTCCTCCGACCTCGGCGGCACCATGCGCCTGGGCGCGCAAAGCTCCGACGTGAAGCCCGGCACCCTGGCCCACGGCATCTACGGCCCGGTGGTGACCGAGCGCCACCGCCACCGCTACGAGGCCAACGAGAAGTACCTGCAACGCCTGCAGGACGCCGGCCTGGTGATCAGCGCGATCACCCAGCGCGAGAAGCTGACCGAGATGATCGAGCTGCCGACCCAGGTCCACCCCTGGTTCGTCGGCGTGCAGTTCCACCCCGAGTTCAAGTCCACGCCCTGGGACGGCCATCCGCTGTTCATCCACTACGTGAAGGCGGCCTTGCAGCACCCCCGCCGGACACGCAGCGAAGCCGCCGCCTGA
- the eno gene encoding phosphopyruvate hydratase, with protein MSAIVDIVGREILDSRGNPTVECDVLLESGTLGRAAVPSGASTGSREAIELRDNEAGRYLGKGVRRAVEHVNTEISEAVLGLDASEQAFLDRTLIELDGTENKARLGANAMLAVSMAVARAAAEEAGLPLYRYFGGMGAVQLPVPMMNVINGGAHANNNLDLQEFMILPVGAPSFRESVRWGAEVFHALKKIIHAKGMSTAVGDEGGFAPSVVNHEAAIQMIIEAIDKAGYTPGTQIALGLDCAASEFYKDGLYQLDGEGLKLSAAGWTDMLASWCDKYPIVSIEDGMHEGDWDGWAHLTAALGKKVQLVGDDLFVTNTKILKEGIDRGIANSILIKINQIGTLSETFAAIEMAKRAGYTAVISHRSGETEDSTIADIAVGTNAGQIKTGSMSRSDRIAKYNQLLRIEEDLGDVAVYPGRSAFYNLK; from the coding sequence ATGAGTGCCATCGTCGACATCGTCGGAAGAGAAATCCTCGACAGCCGCGGCAACCCCACCGTCGAATGCGACGTGCTGCTGGAAAGCGGCACGCTCGGCCGGGCGGCCGTGCCCTCGGGCGCATCCACCGGCTCGCGCGAGGCCATCGAGCTGCGCGACAACGAGGCCGGCCGCTACCTGGGCAAGGGCGTGCGCCGCGCGGTCGAACATGTCAACACCGAGATCAGCGAAGCCGTGCTGGGCCTGGACGCCTCCGAGCAGGCCTTCCTCGACCGCACCCTGATCGAGCTGGACGGCACCGAGAACAAGGCCCGCCTGGGCGCCAATGCGATGCTGGCCGTGTCGATGGCCGTGGCCCGTGCGGCGGCCGAGGAAGCCGGCCTGCCGCTCTACCGCTACTTCGGCGGCATGGGCGCGGTGCAACTGCCGGTGCCGATGATGAACGTCATCAACGGCGGCGCGCATGCCAACAACAACCTCGATTTGCAGGAGTTCATGATCCTGCCGGTCGGCGCGCCGAGCTTCCGGGAGTCGGTTCGTTGGGGCGCCGAGGTCTTCCACGCGCTCAAGAAGATCATCCATGCCAAGGGCATGAGCACCGCGGTCGGCGACGAGGGCGGCTTCGCGCCCAGCGTGGTCAACCACGAGGCCGCCATCCAGATGATCATCGAGGCGATCGACAAGGCCGGCTACACGCCCGGCACGCAGATCGCGCTGGGCCTGGACTGCGCCGCCAGCGAGTTCTACAAGGACGGCCTCTACCAGCTCGACGGCGAAGGCCTGAAGCTCAGCGCCGCCGGCTGGACCGACATGCTCGCGAGCTGGTGCGACAAGTACCCGATCGTCTCGATCGAGGACGGCATGCACGAAGGCGACTGGGACGGCTGGGCCCACCTGACCGCCGCGCTGGGCAAGAAGGTGCAGCTCGTCGGCGACGACCTCTTCGTCACCAACACCAAGATCCTGAAGGAAGGCATCGACCGCGGCATCGCCAACTCGATCCTCATCAAGATCAACCAGATCGGCACCCTGTCCGAGACCTTCGCCGCCATCGAGATGGCCAAGCGTGCGGGCTACACCGCCGTCATCAGCCACCGCTCGGGCGAGACCGAGGACAGCACCATCGCCGACATCGCGGTGGGCACCAATGCCGGCCAGATCAAGACCGGCTCGATGAGCCGCAGCGACCGCATCGCCAAGTACAACCAGTTGCTGCGTATCGAGGAGGACCTCGGCGACGTGGCCGTCTACCCGGGTCGCTCGGCCTTCTACAACCTGAAGTAA
- a CDS encoding septum formation initiator family protein, whose amino-acid sequence MRWLPASLAGLLLLVQAQLWLGDSGMAQQVRLQGELKALEARNEQAREHNARLLAEVRDLREGLELLEERARVELGMVQPDEIVVQFGPRR is encoded by the coding sequence ATGCGCTGGCTCCCCGCAAGCCTGGCCGGACTGCTTCTGCTGGTGCAGGCGCAGCTCTGGCTGGGCGACAGCGGCATGGCGCAGCAGGTCCGATTGCAGGGCGAGCTGAAGGCCCTGGAAGCCCGCAACGAACAGGCGCGCGAACACAATGCGCGCCTGCTGGCCGAAGTGCGCGACCTGCGCGAAGGGCTGGAGCTGCTCGAAGAGCGGGCCCGCGTCGAACTGGGCATGGTCCAGCCCGACGAGATCGTCGTGCAGTTCGGCCCGCGCCGCTGA
- the pnuC gene encoding nicotinamide riboside transporter PnuC: MSELASLPVPLAAALAWLQAETLHGLSSRAELIGALLGLAMVVCNIRVHAAAWPLAILSSALYGLVFWNDRLYGNAALQLLFIAMAALGWWQWLHGREADGQALRVRWLLPRQRLAALLALALLWPLLALGLHHGTDTGAAWLDAFVTAGSVVAQVLLVRKRVEHWWGWVAVNAVAIGLFLQQGLLLSAGLYGLFLGMALLGLRAWAGRASARA; the protein is encoded by the coding sequence ATGAGCGAGCTGGCCTCTCTTCCCGTCCCGCTGGCCGCGGCCCTGGCCTGGTTGCAGGCCGAGACGCTGCACGGCCTGAGCAGCCGCGCCGAGCTGATCGGCGCCTTGCTGGGCCTGGCCATGGTGGTCTGCAACATCCGCGTGCATGCGGCGGCCTGGCCGCTGGCCATCCTCAGCTCGGCGCTCTACGGCCTGGTCTTCTGGAACGACCGGCTCTACGGCAATGCGGCGCTGCAACTGCTCTTCATCGCCATGGCCGCCCTGGGCTGGTGGCAGTGGCTGCACGGCCGAGAAGCCGATGGCCAGGCCCTGCGCGTGCGCTGGCTGCTGCCGCGCCAGCGCCTGGCGGCCCTGCTGGCCCTGGCCCTGCTGTGGCCGCTGCTGGCCCTGGGCCTGCACCACGGCACCGACACCGGCGCGGCCTGGCTGGATGCCTTCGTGACTGCGGGCAGCGTGGTCGCGCAAGTCCTGCTGGTGCGCAAGCGGGTCGAGCACTGGTGGGGCTGGGTCGCGGTGAATGCCGTGGCGATCGGCCTCTTCCTGCAGCAGGGCCTGCTGCTGAGCGCGGGGCTCTACGGCCTCTTCCTGGGCATGGCCCTGCTGGGCCTGCGGGCCTGGGCGGGCCGGGCCAGCGCGCGGGCCTGA
- a CDS encoding AAA family ATPase produces MPGLVIALLGAESSGKSTLAHALALTLRGEGHDAVVVGEWLRDFCAAAGRTPRQDEQAGIAAEQQRRIELAAARHDLVLADTTGLQTAVYSEIVFGDRSLYPATGAAHRATVARTLLTGLDLPWQADGLQRDGPQVRAPVDRLLRAQLQALGLDHRVIYGLDEARTAAARAALDGLHGLAPAAAPAWRSADEGAPFSRWRARCLECLDPACERLDHARLAGPPSG; encoded by the coding sequence ATGCCCGGCCTGGTGATCGCGCTGCTCGGCGCGGAGAGCAGCGGCAAGTCCACCCTGGCCCATGCGCTGGCGCTGACGCTGCGCGGCGAGGGCCACGATGCGGTCGTCGTCGGCGAATGGCTGCGCGACTTCTGTGCCGCCGCCGGCCGCACGCCGCGCCAGGACGAGCAGGCCGGCATCGCCGCCGAGCAGCAGCGCCGCATCGAGCTCGCCGCCGCCCGCCATGACCTGGTGCTGGCCGACACCACCGGCTTGCAGACCGCCGTCTACAGCGAGATCGTCTTCGGCGACCGCAGCCTCTACCCCGCCACCGGCGCCGCCCACCGCGCGACCGTGGCCCGCACCCTGCTGACCGGCCTGGACCTGCCCTGGCAGGCCGACGGCCTGCAGCGCGACGGCCCGCAGGTGCGCGCGCCGGTCGACCGCCTGCTGCGTGCGCAATTGCAGGCCCTGGGTCTGGACCATCGCGTGATCTACGGCCTCGACGAAGCCCGCACCGCCGCCGCCCGGGCCGCGCTCGACGGCCTGCACGGCCTGGCGCCGGCCGCGGCACCGGCCTGGCGCAGCGCCGACGAGGGCGCGCCCTTCAGCCGCTGGCGCGCGCGCTGCCTGGAATGCCTGGACCCGGCCTGCGAAAGGCTGGACCATGCGCGCCTTGCCGGGCCGCCGAGCGGCTGA
- the trmB gene encoding tRNA (guanosine(46)-N7)-methyltransferase TrmB, with amino-acid sequence MSDPDFPPDPAGPPAEPPQPAASPAGRPIRSFVLRAGRMGSGQVRALAELAPRYRLPFQATPPDWDAVFGRAAPRVLEIGFGMGAATAAIAAARPETDFIGCEVHEPGVGALLQAIEAGGLRNLRIVQHDAVEVLAKMIPPASLAGVHIFFPDPWHKKRHNKRRLVQPPFVAELVTRLAPGGLLHCATDWQPYAEQMLEVLSAEPALQNTAPATGYAERPDYRPLTKFEQRGLRLGHGVWDLLFMRR; translated from the coding sequence ATGTCCGACCCCGACTTTCCGCCCGATCCTGCCGGCCCGCCGGCCGAGCCGCCGCAGCCCGCCGCCTCGCCCGCCGGCCGGCCGATCCGCAGCTTCGTGCTGCGCGCCGGCCGCATGGGCAGCGGCCAGGTCCGCGCGCTGGCCGAGCTGGCGCCGCGCTACCGCCTGCCCTTCCAGGCCACGCCGCCCGACTGGGACGCCGTCTTCGGTCGCGCCGCGCCGCGCGTGCTGGAGATCGGCTTCGGCATGGGCGCGGCCACGGCCGCCATTGCCGCCGCGCGGCCCGAGACCGACTTCATCGGCTGCGAGGTGCATGAGCCCGGCGTCGGCGCGCTGCTGCAGGCCATCGAGGCCGGCGGCCTGCGCAATCTGCGCATCGTCCAGCACGATGCGGTGGAGGTGCTCGCCAAGATGATCCCGCCGGCAAGCCTGGCCGGCGTGCACATCTTCTTCCCCGACCCCTGGCACAAGAAGCGGCACAACAAGCGCCGCCTGGTGCAGCCGCCCTTCGTGGCCGAGCTGGTGACGCGGCTGGCCCCGGGCGGCCTGCTGCACTGCGCGACCGACTGGCAGCCCTATGCCGAGCAGATGCTGGAGGTGCTGTCAGCCGAGCCCGCGCTGCAGAACACCGCGCCGGCCACCGGCTATGCCGAGCGGCCCGACTACCGGCCGCTGACCAAGTTCGAGCAGCGCGGCCTGCGCCTGGGCCACGGGGTGTGGGACCTGCTCTTCATGCGGCGCTGA
- a CDS encoding undecaprenyl-diphosphate phosphatase, which produces MELSVLWLQAAVMGVVEGLTEFLPISSTGHLILAGSLIGFTGEIAKVFEVAIQTGAMLAVIWEYRSRLGATLSGLPARDPWAWRFARNVVIAFIPAVVLGLAFGKFVKAHLFHPVPVAAAFIVGGLIILWVERRHRRLFGAMDLAGERRARIESVDDMDALDALKVGLIQCLALIPGTSRSGSTIIGGMVLGFSRKAATEFSFYLGIPTLIGAGAYALWKQRELLSWGDLPVFLIGSFFAFLSALICIRWLIRYVSTHDFTVFAWYRIVFGLLVLLTAWTGWVDWSA; this is translated from the coding sequence TTGGAGCTGAGCGTCTTGTGGTTGCAGGCGGCCGTGATGGGCGTCGTCGAGGGGCTGACCGAGTTCCTGCCGATCTCCAGCACCGGTCACCTGATCCTGGCCGGATCGCTGATCGGCTTCACCGGCGAGATCGCCAAGGTCTTCGAGGTCGCCATCCAGACCGGCGCCATGCTGGCCGTGATCTGGGAGTACCGCAGCCGCCTGGGCGCGACGCTGTCGGGCCTGCCGGCCCGCGATCCCTGGGCCTGGCGCTTCGCGCGCAATGTCGTGATCGCCTTCATCCCGGCGGTCGTGCTGGGCCTGGCCTTCGGCAAGTTCGTGAAGGCCCATCTCTTCCACCCGGTGCCGGTGGCGGCAGCCTTCATCGTCGGCGGCCTGATCATCCTGTGGGTCGAGCGCCGCCACCGCCGCCTTTTCGGCGCGATGGACCTGGCGGGCGAGCGCCGCGCGCGCATCGAATCGGTCGACGACATGGATGCGCTCGATGCGCTCAAGGTCGGCCTGATCCAGTGCCTGGCCCTGATCCCCGGCACCAGCCGCTCGGGCTCCACCATCATCGGCGGCATGGTGCTGGGCTTCTCGCGCAAGGCGGCGACCGAGTTCAGCTTCTACCTCGGCATCCCGACCCTGATCGGCGCCGGCGCCTATGCGCTGTGGAAGCAGCGCGAGCTGCTGAGCTGGGGCGACCTGCCGGTCTTCCTGATCGGCAGCTTCTTCGCCTTCCTCAGCGCGCTGATCTGCATCCGCTGGCTGATCCGCTATGTCTCGACCCACGACTTCACGGTCTTCGCCTGGTATCGCATCGTCTTCGGCCTGCTGGTGCTGCTGACGGCCTGGACCGGCTGGGTCGACTGGTCGGCCTGA
- a CDS encoding helix-turn-helix transcriptional regulator — protein sequence MDRTERFYRIETLIRSRGCVPFDALQAALEVSRATLNRDLLYLRDRMGAPIVYDRERGGYRFGDEPSAEAAAGRAGAAPRHALPGVWFSEPEIHALLNMHQLIRGLDEGGVLARHLQPLLDRLDGMLGADAGETREALKRVKVLAAARRPVDSQHFERIGSALIRRRRLKLQHHSRARGEHGERIVSPQRLVHHRHAWYLDAWCHAKEALRRFAVDAIEAVEPLEQRAKDIPLKTLEAELDGGYGAFVGGKLQTARLRFSARAARWVAHEQWHPQQQGRLLPDGRYLLSLPYTEPTELLMDLMRHGAEVEVLGPVALRRQLHEALAAALARAAAADPD from the coding sequence ATGGACCGCACCGAACGTTTCTACCGGATCGAAACCCTGATCCGCAGCCGCGGCTGCGTGCCCTTCGACGCGCTGCAAGCGGCGCTGGAGGTCTCGCGCGCCACGCTGAACCGCGACCTGCTCTACCTCCGCGATCGCATGGGCGCGCCCATCGTCTACGACCGCGAGCGCGGCGGCTACCGCTTCGGCGACGAGCCCTCGGCCGAGGCCGCCGCCGGCCGGGCCGGCGCGGCGCCGCGCCATGCGCTGCCGGGCGTCTGGTTCAGCGAGCCCGAGATCCATGCCCTGCTGAACATGCACCAGCTCATCCGCGGCCTGGACGAGGGCGGCGTGCTGGCCCGCCACCTGCAGCCGCTGCTCGACCGCCTGGATGGCATGCTCGGTGCCGATGCCGGCGAGACCCGCGAGGCGCTCAAGCGCGTGAAGGTGCTGGCCGCCGCGCGCCGGCCAGTGGACAGCCAGCACTTCGAGCGCATCGGCAGCGCGCTCATCCGCCGCCGCCGGCTCAAGCTTCAGCACCACAGCCGGGCGCGCGGCGAGCATGGCGAGCGCATCGTCTCGCCGCAGCGCCTGGTGCATCACCGCCATGCCTGGTACCTGGATGCCTGGTGCCATGCCAAGGAGGCGCTGCGTCGCTTCGCGGTTGATGCGATCGAGGCCGTCGAGCCGCTGGAGCAGCGCGCCAAGGACATCCCGCTCAAGACCCTGGAGGCCGAGCTCGACGGCGGCTATGGCGCCTTCGTCGGCGGCAAGCTGCAAACCGCCAGGCTGCGCTTCTCGGCCCGCGCGGCGCGCTGGGTGGCGCATGAGCAGTGGCATCCCCAGCAGCAGGGCCGCCTGCTGCCCGACGGCCGCTACCTGCTGAGCCTGCCCTACACCGAGCCTACCGAGCTGCTGATGGACCTGATGCGTCATGGCGCCGAGGTCGAGGTGCTGGGTCCCGTCGCCCTGCGCCGGCAGTTGCACGAGGCCCTGGCCGCGGCGCTGGCCCGTGCCGCGGCGGCCGACCCGGACTGA